A region from the Nodosilinea sp. FACHB-141 genome encodes:
- a CDS encoding superoxide dismutase — MAYELPPLPYAYDALEPYVSKSTLEFHHDKHHAAYVSKYNDAVKGTDHDSKPIEDVIKAIAGDSSQQGLFNNGAQAWNHTFYWNSMKPGGGGTPTGELASKIDSDFGSFDKFVEEFKNAGATQFGSGWAWLVLDNGTLKVTKTLNADNPLTAGQVPLLTMDVWEHAYYLDYQNKRPDYIDSFLKNVVNWDFATSNLAAA; from the coding sequence ATGGCCTACGAATTGCCCCCTCTCCCCTACGCCTACGATGCCCTAGAGCCCTACGTCTCCAAGAGCACCCTCGAATTTCACCACGATAAGCACCACGCGGCCTACGTCAGCAAGTACAACGATGCGGTCAAAGGCACTGACCACGACAGCAAGCCGATCGAGGATGTGATCAAGGCGATCGCTGGCGACAGTTCTCAGCAGGGGTTGTTCAACAACGGTGCCCAGGCCTGGAACCACACCTTCTACTGGAACTCTATGAAGCCCGGTGGCGGCGGCACTCCCACTGGGGAGCTGGCCAGCAAAATTGACTCTGACTTTGGCAGCTTTGATAAGTTTGTCGAGGAATTTAAGAATGCTGGGGCCACCCAGTTTGGTAGCGGCTGGGCCTGGCTGGTGCTCGACAACGGCACCCTCAAGGTGACCAAAACCCTCAACGCCGACAACCCCCTCACCGCTGGGCAAGTGCCCCTGCTCACCATGGATGTGTGGGAACATGCCTACTACCTCGACTACCAAAACAAGCGCCCCGACTATATCGATAGCTTCTTGAAGAACGTGGTCAACTGGGATTTTGCTACCAGCAACCTAGCCGCCGCCTAG
- a CDS encoding EAL domain-containing protein: protein MGRRFLGLPNRGAFSRIPLRLLIVVPFVVQVSMAVGLTGWLSLHEGQRAVNEVATELRSMVSHHIQHEMETMLATSHLVNQLTYDAIALGQVDPTDSEALFRHFMRQSRTFPHIDSIMFGNANGEFVGHTNLGQQAHQRMQAGPSLDNRIEFVEVEIGTARSTRVVSSTPNWNTQTRPWYRAAVQAQGPAWGEIFPYHAYPVLAISASRPVYGDRGELIGVLGNNFFLTQISQFLREISISEHGQAFIMERSGLLIATSNDAKSYKIVDGRPQRVYSVISPDPRIRASARLLLNQSGGDWQTIQPQQTEFWLDRDRQFMQVVPLNDGYGLDWLIVVIMPESDFMGEIKTSRRNTIALCTLALAGAIASGLYTSRWITRPLTAFSSASQAIAEGNLNQTIGRTGLQELEGLAVAFNRMATRLESSFGELQRSKAQVEQANAEIQQQAALFRLMAENMSDLICLHEVDGTYLYVSPSVEWLLGYSPAALIGLQPSSLVHSDDLVNYQMHLQTSPLRRASDPTPVVYRMRHLQGHYVWLETFTRSIVDSTGVVVQLQTASRDVTDQVRLRRQLQHDACHDSLTGLPNRKQLQERLEMALKRAHQQSKYRFALLFLDIDHFKVVNDSLGHLIGDELLMEVASRLKTALGPTDLAVRLGGDEFIVLLEDIGHFERAQATAEQLLETLRQPFQLSSHQMFATVSLGLVMGDARYQSALELIRDADTAMYRAKAGGRDGYQTFDSGMHDRAIARLTFETELRRALLHHPEEFVLYYQPIVDLQTATVTGFEALVRWQHPQRGLIMPGEFIPVAEETGLIAPLSYWLLELACRQMATWQSTYYQAKALTVSVNLSALQLHSTGLLSRVDEILSKTGLLPHSLVLEITESMLIDNIDDTIRVLNGLRQRGIALSIDDFGTGYSSLSYLYRFPISSLKIDRSFVGQMNSSPSHETIVHTIINLGRQLGFRAIAEGIETSRQVSTLKRLGCDYGQGYWFGKPQAAAELEAWLTQSTAHYRPYPVS from the coding sequence ATGGGGCGTCGTTTTCTCGGATTGCCAAATCGAGGGGCATTTAGCCGCATACCGCTGCGGCTGCTAATCGTTGTGCCCTTTGTGGTGCAAGTATCGATGGCCGTGGGGTTGACAGGATGGCTATCCCTACACGAGGGGCAGCGGGCGGTGAACGAGGTAGCCACTGAGCTGCGCTCTATGGTTTCCCACCACATTCAGCATGAGATGGAGACGATGCTGGCCACCTCCCACCTGGTCAACCAGCTCACCTATGACGCCATTGCCCTCGGTCAGGTTGACCCCACCGACTCGGAGGCACTGTTTCGTCACTTTATGCGGCAGTCTCGCACCTTTCCCCACATCGATTCGATCATGTTTGGCAACGCCAACGGCGAATTTGTAGGGCATACCAACCTGGGCCAGCAGGCCCACCAGCGCATGCAGGCTGGTCCTTCCCTAGACAATCGTATTGAGTTTGTAGAGGTTGAGATAGGGACGGCCCGCTCTACTCGTGTCGTCTCATCTACCCCTAACTGGAATACCCAAACTCGACCCTGGTATCGGGCGGCTGTGCAAGCCCAGGGCCCGGCCTGGGGAGAAATTTTTCCTTACCACGCCTACCCGGTGCTAGCGATTTCAGCGTCTCGCCCCGTGTACGGCGATCGCGGCGAGCTAATTGGGGTGCTGGGCAACAACTTCTTTCTTACCCAAATCAGCCAGTTTTTACGGGAAATCTCGATCAGTGAGCACGGTCAGGCCTTCATTATGGAGCGATCGGGCCTGCTGATCGCCACCTCTAACGATGCTAAGTCCTACAAAATAGTGGACGGTCGGCCCCAGCGGGTCTACTCAGTTATTAGCCCAGACCCTCGCATTCGCGCCAGCGCTCGGCTGTTGCTCAACCAGTCGGGGGGAGACTGGCAAACCATTCAACCCCAGCAGACGGAGTTTTGGCTCGATCGCGATCGGCAGTTTATGCAGGTGGTTCCCCTCAATGATGGCTATGGCCTCGACTGGCTGATCGTGGTGATTATGCCTGAGAGTGACTTTATGGGGGAGATCAAAACCAGCCGCCGCAACACCATTGCCCTTTGCACCCTGGCACTGGCTGGGGCGATCGCCTCTGGTCTCTACACCAGCCGCTGGATCACCCGCCCCCTAACCGCCTTTAGTTCAGCATCCCAGGCGATCGCTGAGGGCAACCTGAACCAGACCATTGGCCGCACCGGCCTGCAAGAGCTAGAAGGACTGGCCGTGGCTTTTAACCGGATGGCGACGCGGCTGGAATCATCCTTTGGTGAGCTGCAACGCTCCAAGGCCCAGGTCGAGCAGGCCAACGCCGAAATTCAGCAGCAGGCGGCGCTGTTTCGCCTGATGGCCGAAAATATGAGTGACCTGATCTGTTTACACGAGGTCGATGGCACCTACCTCTACGTCAGCCCGTCGGTGGAGTGGCTGCTGGGCTATAGCCCAGCAGCTCTGATCGGGCTACAGCCCAGCAGCCTGGTGCACTCTGACGACCTGGTGAATTACCAAATGCACTTGCAAACCTCGCCACTAAGGCGGGCCTCAGACCCGACCCCCGTGGTATATCGAATGCGCCATCTTCAGGGCCACTACGTCTGGCTAGAGACCTTTACACGCTCTATCGTCGATTCTACCGGTGTGGTGGTGCAGCTCCAGACGGCCTCCCGCGATGTCACTGACCAGGTGAGACTGCGCCGTCAGCTCCAACACGACGCCTGCCACGACAGCCTCACCGGCTTGCCCAACCGCAAGCAGCTACAAGAGCGTTTAGAAATGGCCCTGAAGCGGGCCCACCAGCAGAGTAAGTACCGCTTTGCCCTGCTGTTTTTAGACATCGACCACTTTAAGGTCGTCAACGATAGCCTGGGTCACCTGATCGGTGACGAGCTGCTGATGGAGGTGGCCAGCCGCCTTAAAACGGCGCTGGGGCCAACCGATCTGGCGGTGCGCCTAGGGGGCGACGAGTTTATTGTGCTGCTGGAAGACATTGGCCATTTTGAGAGGGCCCAGGCCACGGCAGAGCAGCTGTTAGAGACGTTGCGCCAGCCCTTTCAGCTCAGCAGTCACCAGATGTTTGCCACCGTTAGCCTGGGGCTGGTGATGGGCGATGCCCGTTACCAAAGCGCCCTAGAGCTAATTCGCGATGCCGACACGGCCATGTATCGGGCTAAAGCCGGGGGCCGCGACGGCTACCAGACCTTTGATAGCGGCATGCACGATCGCGCGATCGCCCGCCTCACCTTTGAAACCGAGCTGCGCCGAGCCCTACTCCACCACCCCGAAGAATTTGTGCTTTACTACCAGCCCATTGTCGATCTGCAAACAGCGACTGTAACCGGGTTTGAGGCTTTGGTGCGGTGGCAACATCCCCAGCGGGGTCTGATCATGCCGGGAGAATTCATTCCAGTCGCCGAGGAAACCGGCCTGATTGCGCCCTTAAGCTACTGGCTGCTAGAGCTAGCCTGCCGACAGATGGCCACCTGGCAAAGCACCTACTACCAAGCCAAGGCACTTACGGTCAGCGTCAATCTGTCGGCGCTGCAGCTGCACAGTACAGGCTTGCTCAGCCGGGTCGATGAAATTCTAAGCAAAACGGGGCTTTTGCCGCACAGCTTGGTGCTGGAGATTACCGAAAGCATGCTGATCGACAATATCGACGATACCATTCGCGTGCTCAACGGGCTGCGGCAGCGGGGCATTGCCCTCAGCATTGACGACTTTGGTACTGGCTATTCTTCCTTGAGCTACCTGTACCGCTTTCCGATCAGTAGTCTGAAGATCGATCGCTCCTTCGTCGGCCAGATGAACAGCAGCCCGAGCCACGAAACCATTGTGCACACCATCATTAACCTGGGACGACAGCTGGGCTTTCGGGCGATCGCCGAAGGTATTGAAACCTCCCGGCAGGTCAGTACCCTCAAGCGATTGGGCTGCGACTACGGCCAGGGTTACTGGTTTGGTAAACCCCAGGCCGCCGCTGAACTAGAAGCTTGGCTGACCCAGTCTACCGCCCACTACCGCCCCTATCCGGTGAGCTAA
- a CDS encoding TIGR02587 family membrane protein translates to MVESVDDATPQPSANIWLIELQAILQGAVGGFLFGIPLLYTVEVWVIGAATGPHWLLTVLATTLVGVGLLTQVEGFRQTLHLHPLEALFESIEAVAIGVVCAALALVLLRRITLDIPLSEVLGKVVFETVPFALGVALARSTLQGKQRRDSGTDRVRRTTAPISRRLASPTVANLRDALVDFDAALIGAVLIAFSIAPTEEVPLLAASLPPLWLLLIMGASLGLSYAIVFASGFTDRAERRQRGLLFSPVTETLVAYLVALVASVVMLMLFQQLNPSDPWSEWLSNTLVLGLPASIGGAAGRILI, encoded by the coding sequence ATGGTCGAGTCCGTAGACGACGCAACGCCTCAGCCCTCTGCCAACATTTGGCTCATAGAATTACAGGCCATTCTCCAGGGGGCGGTGGGGGGCTTTTTGTTTGGCATTCCGCTGCTGTACACGGTGGAGGTATGGGTGATCGGCGCCGCCACGGGTCCCCACTGGCTGCTGACGGTGCTCGCCACCACCCTAGTCGGTGTGGGGTTGCTCACCCAGGTCGAAGGGTTTCGCCAGACCCTCCACCTGCACCCCCTCGAAGCCTTGTTCGAAAGCATTGAGGCTGTCGCCATTGGGGTTGTCTGTGCAGCCCTGGCCCTGGTACTGCTGCGCCGCATCACCCTCGACATTCCCCTATCGGAAGTCTTGGGCAAGGTGGTGTTTGAGACCGTGCCCTTTGCGCTGGGGGTAGCCTTGGCGCGCTCAACCTTGCAGGGCAAGCAAAGGCGCGATTCTGGCACAGACCGCGTGCGTCGCACGACTGCCCCCATCTCGCGCAGGTTGGCCTCTCCTACCGTGGCCAACCTGCGCGACGCCTTAGTCGATTTCGACGCTGCCCTGATTGGTGCGGTGCTGATTGCCTTTAGCATTGCCCCCACCGAAGAAGTGCCGCTGCTGGCCGCATCCCTGCCCCCCCTGTGGCTGCTGCTGATTATGGGCGCGTCGCTGGGCCTCTCCTACGCCATTGTGTTTGCTTCGGGCTTTACCGATCGCGCCGAGCGGCGACAGCGGGGCCTGCTGTTTAGCCCCGTCACCGAAACTCTGGTGGCCTACCTCGTGGCTCTAGTAGCATCAGTGGTGATGCTGATGCTGTTTCAGCAGCTCAACCCCAGTGACCCCTGGTCAGAATGGTTGAGCAATACCCTAGTTTTGGGCCTACCCGCCTCCATTGGCGGAGCCGCAGGGCGTATCCTTATCTAA
- a CDS encoding peptidylprolyl isomerase yields MTQAKPGDSVSIHYTGRLEDGTVFDSSRDRDPLEFSIGNGEVIPGFEAAVVGMAPGDAKTEVIPADSAYGPHQPEMVMVVERHHIPAEISLDVGQQLQLQGPEGQMVPVMVTDLSEANVTLDANHPLAGETLIFDIELVAIQG; encoded by the coding sequence ATGACCCAGGCTAAACCCGGCGACAGCGTCTCGATTCACTATACTGGCAGGCTCGAAGACGGCACTGTGTTTGATTCGTCGCGCGATCGCGACCCCCTAGAGTTTTCCATTGGCAATGGCGAGGTGATTCCTGGCTTTGAGGCGGCGGTGGTGGGCATGGCCCCTGGCGATGCTAAAACCGAAGTGATTCCGGCTGACAGCGCCTACGGCCCCCATCAGCCCGAGATGGTGATGGTGGTTGAGCGCCACCACATTCCTGCCGAAATTTCCCTCGATGTGGGGCAACAGCTGCAGCTACAGGGGCCTGAGGGCCAGATGGTGCCGGTCATGGTAACTGACCTGTCTGAGGCCAATGTCACCCTCGACGCCAACCATCCCCTGGCGGGAGAAACCCTGATTTTTGACATCGAGCTGGTGGCGATTCAGGGTTGA